DNA sequence from the Psychrilyobacter piezotolerans genome:
TATCTTTACAAACCACTGTTCAGTTGCTCTAAAGATTACCGGTGTCTTACTTCTCCAGTCATGGGGATAAGAATGTTCTATTACTTCTGTATGTAACAGGTGACCTGTTTCTTCCATATATGCTAAGATAGCTTTATTTGCTTTTTGATAGAACATCCCAGAGAACCTTTCCCCTGCTTCATCTGTCAAGTGACCATCCTGGTCTACCGGGCAGATTACTTCTATACCGTATCTTGTAGCTACTACATAGTCATCCTGACCATGTCCAGGTGCTGTATGTACACATCCTGTACCAGCTTCTAAAGTTACGTGGTCACCTAAAATAATTAATCCTGTTCTATCTAAGAATGGATGCTTATATGTTAATTTTTCTAATTCCCCGCCTTTAAATTTCTTGATTAATTCGGCACCTTCTATTCCCATATCAGCTAATGCTTTCTCTGCAAGACCCTCAGCTAATATTAAGTTTCCTTTAGATGTCTTATAGATACCGTAATCAAATTTTTCATTCAGACAGATTGCCATATTGGCAGGAATTGTCCAAGGAGTTGTCGTCCAGATTACAAATGAAGCTTCCTCTACATCCATTGCTTCCAATGCGTCTGGATTAGCTTCCATCTTAAGGAACATTGTAGGAGACTTATGATTATGGTACTCTATCTCTGCTTCTGCAAGAGCTGTTTTACTTACAGGTGACCAATGTATTGGCTTTAATCCTTTAAAGATATACCCGTTTTCATACAATTCTTTGAATACTTCCAGCTGCTCTGCTTCGTATTCTGGATTTAAAGTTAAATAAGGGTTATCCCATTCACCTAATATTCCAAGTCTTTTGAACCCTTCTTTTTGCTTTTCTACCCATTTTTTAGCATATTTAGTACATTTTTCTCTAATTTTTAGAGGGTGCATATCCTTTATCTTGTCTCCTAATTCCTCTGCAACCTTAAATTCGATTGGTAATCCATGTGTATCCCAACCTGGAACATACGGTGCATCAAAACCTTGTAACCTTTTATATTTTAATATAATATCTTTTAATATTTTATTTAGTGCATGTCCTATATGGATATCTCCATTGGCATAGGGAGGCCCATCATGCAATATAAATTGCTTAGCACCCTCTTTTAAACTCTTCTCATATATATTTTGTTTTCTCCAAACGTTTAACATTTGAGGTTCCTTACCAGCTAAATTAGCCCTCATTTGAAAACTTGTTTTTGGGAGATTTAGGGTTTTTCCATAATCTTTTTTTTCTTCAGACATTCATATCCTCCTTATATCTATTTAAAATTATTTTTATCTCTGCTCCTTCACCGAGTTTTGATTTTATTTTAATAATCCCTCTGTGGCTGCTAATTATCTTATTAGCAATAGCAAGCCCCAGTCCGGACGATTCCTCATTTCCACTAGCAAAGGGTTCAAATAAATTTTCTCCTAAAGCATTTGCAGATATTCCTGATCCGTTATCAAGAATTTTTATTGTTATATTCTCATGGTTTATCTTAGATATTATATTGATCCTACCATTTATGACCCCGCTTATTGCATTTAGTGCATTATTTATAATCTCGCGAAATGCTTTTGTAAGTTCTATAGAATCTCCTAAGAAACTAGCTTCTTCACCTAAAAATAAAGAAATATCTCTATTTGGATTACACCTAACGTAACTTTCTACTACCTCGGTGAGAAATTTATTGATTTTTAATTTCTCAAAATTATACTCCTTTTTATCGGAATAATCAAATAATATCGAGTCTTCCCTATTGATATTGCATATTTCATCTCTAAATTCTTTGAAAGCCTCACCATTTATTTGGTCATTTTTATAAAGTTTCATCATCATAAGGGTATACTTTTCAATTACCTTGTTTCTCCTATAGATAATCTTTTTAAACATACGCCCTATGGCTATATCCCTTTCATTGGTTATTTTTTCCAGTTCAATCTGCTGGTTTTCATAGTGTATTCCGACATTTAATAGGATTACATTGAATAATTCCACATCTTCAAGTTCTATCCTCCTGCCAGAGATATAGTTATCCACTAAAATACAACCGACATTTTTATCCCCATTAAAGATCGGTAAGATCATAAAATTACTCAGACCAAATCCCATAAGGAGGTCGCTGCCTAAATAAATTTTATATCCTCTTCTATTTTCAAAGATAATCTTTTTTTCCGATATGGCTTTATGAAATAAATTATCATCATTTTTTATCTTAATCAATGGAACTATTTCCTTCATAGTTTCGTATCTCAGATCAAAACTAGACAGCTTATCTTCCTTCAGTATATTTCTATTCTTTCTGATTTTTTTACCTACCAGACAGCCTTTTTCATTACTGTATTCGAAAAATATCGCCCTGTCGTAATTTAAGCCTACTCCAGAAGTAAATCCCTTTAAGATGATGTCTATGATCCCCCTGTCACTAGGTTCCTTCCTTACACCTAGAAGGAGTTTTTCTACTCCCTCCACCCTATGGATATACTCCTTTAATTTTTCATTCTGGTCCTCTAGTATAAAATTGTTATTTTTCAATTTTTCTACCATTTTTTTCGTAGCAAGACTTAAGAGTTTTATCTCACTGGTTCCATTGAGCCTTACATTTCTATCTAAATTTCCCGATGCTATATCATCTACAGCTAAGGACAATTCTTCTAAAGGCATAAGAAGCTGTTTAAATGTTCCACTTATTATAAATGAATTGAGCAGGATCAAGATTATTGTAGCTAATATTATTAAAGACATGGTATCTATTTTAAATTTAGTCAATGCTGGTTCCGATAAACTCAGTACCAGATAGCCAACTTTCTCACCAAAAGAATTTAATACCGGTCTGGAAACAATGTTATAATCTATCCCTTGAATAGTCAAACTTTTAACATCATATTCTTTCCCATTTAATTTCATTAACTTAGCTTTTTCCTTTTTTAATCTGTTTAACTCCAAAGCATTTAAAAGCAAGGGCTCCCTTGTCTGATATAACCCTATATCTTCTACATCATCGTGATCTGCCACCATAAGATATTTGTTCCCTCTAAAATAATTTTTTTCCAAGGGAATTTCCACCAAGACAGCATATATCTGTTTACTTTCCTGTACAGGAACTACAATTTCATAATAAAATTTATCCTCTAGTTCATCATACATAACAGAGTCTATAGTCATAGATAATTTATTTCTCAAAATTCTCAGGTTTTTAATAAACTCATTATTTACCTCGGTATGGATTCCGCTTTCATCCAATATTGACCCATCTTTTCCTATGACAGTCAGCCTGGATTCATGGTAGAGACTGAAATTTTTAGAGATCAATTCTTTTTTCATATTTTCATAAATTTCTTTATTTTCTTCCGGTGTCCGAATGGAAGCTGTAAAAAGGTCTTTTTCTATAAATCCTTTGGAATTAGTAAGTTTAATAAGTTCATTTATAAATTCAGTATTTCTTATATCCAGCATATCCTCTATCACCTGGAATTTTTCTACAGCTTTGATGGAGAAGTTTTTTTCCAATTCTTTGAATACAAAAATAACAACTAATCCTATTATTGTTAAGCCGGTAAGCAGCATAGACAGGTCGTTATATAATATTGTTTTAAAAAGCAGTGAATCTCTTTTAAGTTTCATCTTATAGTCCTTTCTTAGTTAACGCTACCCTATTCCTATTATGGTCTATACTGTCTACCTTTACCTTGATTATCTCTCCAACTGCCAGAACACTTGTCATATCTGCTACCCTTTTATCAAATTTGGATATATGCAGGAGTGCATCATTTTTTAACCCGATATCGATAAAGGCTCCAAAGTTAACTACATTTCTTACAGTTCCTTCCAGTTCCATCCCCTCTTTTAGATCGGATATTTTCAATACATCTGATTTTAGAAGTGGTTTCGGTATATCATCTCTAGGGTCTCTTCTATCCCTTATCAATGCTTCATAGATATCTTTAGCAGTTTCTTTCCCTACCTCTTCCTTTATTATAAATTCTTCTAAATCCATACTCTTTAAGTTAGACCTCACGCCTTCTAAATCTTCCTTATACTGAGCTAAACTAGTATCATTATTTTTCAACATCTTTTCGGCTATTTTATAAGACTCTGGATGGATGATAGTATTATCCAGGGGATTTTTACTTTCAGGTACGATCAAGAAGCCAGCCATCTGTTCATAGGCTTTTGCTCCTAATCCCTTAACCTTTAATAACTCTTTTCTGCTAGTGAACTTTCCATTCACCTTTCTATATTCCTCTATATTTTTCGCTACATTTTTCTTTACACCGGATATATAAGCCAGCAATGCCCAAGATGCTGTATTTACATTTATTCCAACTGAGTTTACTACTCCCTCTATGACATCTCCCAAAGAACCTTCTAATTTCTTCTGGTTTACATCATGCTGATACATCCCTACACCAATAGATTTTGGATCTATCTTCACTAATTCTGCCAGGGGATCCTGGATTCTTCTGGCTATGGATATAGCTCCCCTCACCGTTACATCAAAATCAGGAAATTCCTCTGCTGCAATTTTTGATGCAGAATATACCGAAGCTCCTGCTTCATTTACAATAAGATATTTCACATCTTCTTTGACCTCTTTTAATAGTTCAGCTACAAAGGCTTCTGTTTCCCGGGATGCCGTCCCGTTACCGATAGCTATGATATCTATCTTATATTTTTGTATATATCCCAATATTTTCTTCTTGGCTTCCTCTAATTTCCCTGGATTATGCATCCCCTTTACCAGGTATAATACGTCATCCATCTGGTAAAATCCATCTGAATTTATTACAACAGTTTTACACCCTGTTCTATAGGCCGGAT
Encoded proteins:
- a CDS encoding sensor histidine kinase, whose product is MKLKRDSLLFKTILYNDLSMLLTGLTIIGLVVIFVFKELEKNFSIKAVEKFQVIEDMLDIRNTEFINELIKLTNSKGFIEKDLFTASIRTPEENKEIYENMKKELISKNFSLYHESRLTVIGKDGSILDESGIHTEVNNEFIKNLRILRNKLSMTIDSVMYDELEDKFYYEIVVPVQESKQIYAVLVEIPLEKNYFRGNKYLMVADHDDVEDIGLYQTREPLLLNALELNRLKKEKAKLMKLNGKEYDVKSLTIQGIDYNIVSRPVLNSFGEKVGYLVLSLSEPALTKFKIDTMSLIILATIILILLNSFIISGTFKQLLMPLEELSLAVDDIASGNLDRNVRLNGTSEIKLLSLATKKMVEKLKNNNFILEDQNEKLKEYIHRVEGVEKLLLGVRKEPSDRGIIDIILKGFTSGVGLNYDRAIFFEYSNEKGCLVGKKIRKNRNILKEDKLSSFDLRYETMKEIVPLIKIKNDDNLFHKAISEKKIIFENRRGYKIYLGSDLLMGFGLSNFMILPIFNGDKNVGCILVDNYISGRRIELEDVELFNVILLNVGIHYENQQIELEKITNERDIAIGRMFKKIIYRRNKVIEKYTLMMMKLYKNDQINGEAFKEFRDEICNINREDSILFDYSDKKEYNFEKLKINKFLTEVVESYVRCNPNRDISLFLGEEASFLGDSIELTKAFREIINNALNAISGVINGRINIISKINHENITIKILDNGSGISANALGENLFEPFASGNEESSGLGLAIANKIISSHRGIIKIKSKLGEGAEIKIILNRYKEDMNV
- a CDS encoding Tex family protein; amino-acid sequence: MNINQIVAEELKIKVEQVENTIGLLDEGATVPFISRYRKEVTENLDEVVIREILEKTTYMRNLEKRKDEVIKLISEQGKLTEKLKTAILGAKKLQKVEDLYLPYKKKKKTKADIAIENGLEPLALYTRKLGIKLRDIEEEAKKYINENVLEIKDAIEGAKLILAQNISEKAKYRENIRERMLKFGEVNTTLIKKNKELDEKKTYEDYYEHVENVSRMPSHRILAVNRGEKEKIISVSIKLNDKTREMVEFHLLSEFINRDLKEFYLDVVKDALSRLILPSVEREVRNIMTEKGELDAIKIFKENLKNLLLQPPLHEKNILGLDPAYRTGCKTVVINSDGFYQMDDVLYLVKGMHNPGKLEEAKKKILGYIQKYKIDIIAIGNGTASRETEAFVAELLKEVKEDVKYLIVNEAGASVYSASKIAAEEFPDFDVTVRGAISIARRIQDPLAELVKIDPKSIGVGMYQHDVNQKKLEGSLGDVIEGVVNSVGINVNTASWALLAYISGVKKNVAKNIEEYRKVNGKFTSRKELLKVKGLGAKAYEQMAGFLIVPESKNPLDNTIIHPESYKIAEKMLKNNDTSLAQYKEDLEGVRSNLKSMDLEEFIIKEEVGKETAKDIYEALIRDRRDPRDDIPKPLLKSDVLKISDLKEGMELEGTVRNVVNFGAFIDIGLKNDALLHISKFDKRVADMTSVLAVGEIIKVKVDSIDHNRNRVALTKKGL